The Corallococcus exiguus genome has a window encoding:
- a CDS encoding glutathione S-transferase family protein has translation MITVSAFKWVPPFAQGVVRDLRVRWALEEAGLPYEARLIDPQVQKSADYREQQPFGQVPVFQEDGLTLFESGAIVVHIALKSEVLFPKDEAGRARALTWVFAALNSVEIYLQQLAEIDLFAPDAQWAKLHRPEVEARIHHRLGELATSLGSREYLEDRFTAGDLMMTTVLRILRHTEVLDAHPTLKAYKERCEARPAFQRALAAQMDAFKQHERREA, from the coding sequence ATGATCACTGTCAGTGCATTCAAGTGGGTGCCGCCGTTCGCGCAGGGCGTGGTTCGTGACCTCCGGGTGAGGTGGGCGCTGGAGGAGGCGGGCCTGCCGTACGAGGCGCGGCTCATCGACCCCCAGGTGCAGAAGTCCGCGGACTACCGCGAGCAGCAGCCCTTCGGTCAGGTGCCGGTGTTCCAGGAGGACGGCCTGACGCTCTTCGAATCGGGCGCCATCGTGGTCCACATCGCGTTGAAGAGCGAAGTGCTCTTCCCCAAGGACGAGGCGGGCCGGGCGCGCGCGCTCACGTGGGTGTTCGCGGCGTTGAACTCGGTGGAGATCTACCTCCAGCAGCTCGCGGAGATCGATCTGTTCGCGCCGGATGCCCAGTGGGCGAAGCTCCACCGGCCCGAAGTGGAGGCGCGGATCCACCATCGCCTGGGCGAACTGGCCACGTCGCTGGGGAGCCGTGAGTACCTGGAGGACCGCTTCACCGCGGGCGACCTGATGATGACCACGGTGCTGCGCATCCTGCGGCACACCGAGGTGCTCGACGCGCATCCCACGCTCAAGGCCTACAAGGAACGCTGTGAGGCACGGCCCGCGTTCCAGCGCGCGCTGGCAGCGCAGATGGACGCCTTCAAGCAGCACGAGCGGCGCGAGGCCTGA
- a CDS encoding SulP family inorganic anion transporter: MGTARSRTPWLTRVSPFVASLRGYDGTRLKKDLVGALTVTALHIPEGMAYAQLAGMPPQAALYSTPAALALYALFGSSRQLIIAVSASVSVLSAATVGAMAQQGTPRFVALTAALALMAGAVAALAGVLKLGRVAQFFSSSVLSGFVFGLALIIAIKQVPKLLGIEGAKGGFFERLGYILTHLGQTHALTLAVGAASIAVLLLLGRVSRRIPAALAVLVLGIAVSSLLHLEAKGVAIVGHIPAGLVPPQLPDVKLGDLVNLLPGACGIALVAFAEAIGPARMFAAKHGYEVDPNRELVGLGAANLGGGLFRGFSMGCSLSKSAANDQAGATTQVSSLVTAGLTLLVALFLTGLFRALPEATLGAIVVVAILGMMDVKELVRLARLRRADFLSAAVALVGVLAFDVLPGLLIAVGLSLFLTVYRASRPRLSELGRVPGTLDLAATHREASAITLPGLDVFRPEEGLFFANATSLRDEVLKRVRDAKVPVREVLLDLELTDDLDVPGADMLAGLHEDLSHRRITLSLARVHAPAQRLMERTGVLAKVGRQNVYPHVHAGVEAWMARHESQAWQEWRLIQDGLYLVRSRVDEAGATLHGEERHRQEDLLIRLDEADTRMRELLRNLPHPPADDDSRGPVH; this comes from the coding sequence ATGGGCACCGCTCGGAGCCGCACCCCATGGCTCACCCGCGTCAGTCCCTTCGTCGCTTCGCTGCGCGGCTATGACGGGACCCGCCTGAAGAAGGACCTGGTGGGCGCGCTCACGGTGACGGCGCTGCACATCCCGGAGGGCATGGCCTACGCGCAGCTGGCGGGGATGCCTCCGCAGGCGGCGCTGTACTCCACTCCGGCGGCGCTGGCGTTGTATGCGCTGTTCGGCAGCTCGAGGCAGCTCATCATCGCGGTGTCCGCCAGCGTGTCGGTGCTCTCCGCCGCCACGGTGGGCGCGATGGCGCAGCAGGGCACGCCCCGCTTCGTGGCGCTCACGGCCGCGCTGGCGCTGATGGCGGGCGCGGTGGCGGCGCTGGCGGGCGTGCTGAAGCTGGGGCGCGTGGCGCAGTTCTTCTCCTCCTCCGTGCTGAGCGGCTTCGTGTTCGGGCTGGCGCTCATCATCGCCATCAAGCAGGTGCCCAAGCTGCTGGGCATCGAGGGCGCGAAGGGAGGCTTCTTCGAGCGGCTGGGCTACATCCTCACCCACCTGGGACAGACGCACGCGCTGACGCTCGCGGTGGGGGCGGCGAGCATCGCGGTTTTGCTGCTCCTGGGACGTGTGTCCCGGCGCATTCCTGCGGCGCTCGCGGTGCTGGTGCTGGGCATCGCGGTGTCGTCGCTGTTGCACCTGGAGGCGAAGGGGGTGGCCATCGTGGGGCACATCCCCGCGGGCCTGGTGCCGCCCCAGCTTCCGGATGTGAAGCTCGGCGACCTGGTGAACCTGTTGCCGGGCGCGTGCGGCATCGCGCTGGTGGCGTTCGCGGAGGCCATTGGCCCGGCGCGCATGTTCGCCGCGAAGCACGGCTACGAGGTGGACCCCAACCGGGAGCTGGTGGGCCTGGGTGCGGCGAACCTGGGCGGAGGTCTGTTCCGGGGCTTCAGCATGGGATGCAGTCTGTCCAAGTCCGCAGCGAATGATCAGGCGGGGGCCACCACGCAGGTGTCCTCGCTGGTGACGGCGGGGCTGACGCTGCTGGTGGCGCTGTTCCTCACGGGCCTGTTCCGCGCGCTGCCGGAGGCCACGCTGGGGGCCATCGTGGTGGTGGCCATCCTGGGGATGATGGACGTGAAGGAACTGGTACGGCTGGCGCGCCTGCGCCGCGCGGACTTCCTGAGCGCGGCGGTGGCGCTCGTGGGCGTGCTGGCCTTCGACGTGTTGCCCGGACTGCTCATCGCGGTGGGCCTATCGCTGTTCCTCACGGTGTACCGCGCCAGCCGGCCGCGCCTGAGCGAGCTGGGGCGGGTGCCTGGGACGCTGGACCTGGCGGCCACGCACCGAGAAGCCTCCGCCATCACCCTGCCCGGCCTGGACGTCTTCCGTCCGGAGGAAGGGTTGTTCTTCGCCAACGCCACGTCGCTGCGGGACGAGGTGCTGAAGCGCGTGCGCGACGCGAAGGTGCCGGTGCGAGAGGTGTTGCTGGACCTGGAGCTGACGGACGACCTGGACGTGCCGGGCGCGGACATGCTGGCGGGACTGCACGAGGACCTGTCCCACCGGCGCATCACGCTGTCGCTGGCGCGCGTGCACGCACCGGCGCAGAGACTGATGGAGCGCACGGGAGTGCTGGCGAAGGTGGGAAGGCAGAACGTGTATCCGCACGTGCATGCGGGCGTGGAGGCGTGGATGGCGCGCCACGAGTCCCAGGCCTGGCAGGAGTGGCGCCTCATCCAGGATGGCCTGTACCTGGTGCGCTCACGCGTGGACGAAGCGGGCGCGACACTGCACGGCGAGGAGCGTCACAGACAGGAGGATCTGCTCATCCGGCTGGATGAGGCGGACACGCGCATGCGGGAGTTGCTTCGGAACCTGCCGCATCCACCGGCCGATGACGACTCGCGAGGGCCCGTGCACTGA
- a CDS encoding DUF6310 domain-containing protein, translating into MASADAAALGIGVCVLAASEIAVGAVLIIGAVVVAAAIQEALDAYEFRQLYPEETRAVPETQVAIQSSLPKRKPQPQPSGQDWFPPVPGGPSDRERNPNCSPRRVPHLGGNNLHNQCADRIPRNTFSGWDALVDGKNFDGLQGAARMLWEVKTNDIETYSPFVRQAELQKQVDEAKRERALAEACGFQFSIGVRTEAHKKLLEALLPDFNIVLMTWC; encoded by the coding sequence GTGGCCTCCGCGGACGCGGCGGCGCTGGGAATTGGGGTTTGCGTCCTGGCCGCATCTGAGATCGCCGTGGGGGCAGTGCTCATCATTGGCGCGGTGGTGGTCGCTGCCGCCATTCAGGAGGCACTGGACGCATACGAGTTCCGCCAGCTGTATCCCGAGGAGACGCGGGCTGTGCCAGAAACACAGGTGGCCATCCAGAGTTCCCTGCCCAAGCGAAAGCCTCAACCCCAACCCTCTGGACAGGATTGGTTTCCCCCCGTTCCGGGTGGTCCTTCCGACCGCGAGCGGAATCCGAACTGCAGTCCCAGGCGGGTTCCTCATCTGGGCGGCAATAACCTGCACAACCAATGCGCCGACCGGATTCCGCGGAACACCTTTTCCGGATGGGATGCACTCGTCGACGGCAAGAACTTCGATGGGCTTCAAGGCGCGGCGCGCATGCTGTGGGAGGTCAAGACCAACGACATCGAGACCTACAGCCCGTTCGTTCGCCAGGCCGAGCTTCAGAAGCAGGTCGATGAGGCAAAACGCGAGCGCGCTCTCGCGGAGGCTTGCGGATTCCAGTTCTCGATTGGCGTCCGCACTGAAGCCCACAAGAAGCTCCTCGAAGCACTGTTGCCAGACTTCAACATCGTCCTCATGACGTGGTGCTGA
- a CDS encoding DUF5953 family protein gives MAFMHNTLTVRIHAPAMIGADRRPLEMALGVERALPGTRLDWTVSDEQQVVRIPQRDAWLAKARSGGGFQLLCNNDEGRPVTLFGVDGPERLGPGGHALLEVHAELPLETSSLATALLENVAEAAHGYWGHATPFDSAVQASRQVRDPVRKPGSPPHGLPALKLTEQLRAPEIPHYLGWLNYWSEAAAQAIGFPGAARDAELLSRSRRTPAGGWVVQLTEAPLDYDNPEHIEALRRAYERFPVIGGRDSR, from the coding sequence ATGGCCTTCATGCACAACACCTTGACCGTGCGCATCCACGCGCCTGCCATGATAGGTGCCGACCGTCGACCCTTGGAGATGGCCCTTGGCGTGGAACGCGCGCTCCCTGGCACACGCCTGGACTGGACCGTTTCCGATGAGCAGCAGGTCGTGAGGATTCCGCAACGAGACGCCTGGCTCGCCAAGGCCAGGAGCGGCGGCGGCTTTCAGCTTCTCTGCAACAACGATGAGGGGCGGCCCGTGACACTCTTCGGCGTGGATGGGCCTGAAAGGCTTGGGCCCGGGGGCCATGCGTTGCTCGAGGTCCACGCCGAACTGCCTCTGGAAACATCCAGTCTCGCCACTGCCCTGCTGGAGAACGTCGCGGAAGCGGCTCATGGCTACTGGGGACATGCGACGCCATTCGACTCAGCCGTCCAAGCCTCACGGCAGGTCCGGGACCCAGTACGCAAGCCAGGCAGCCCTCCTCATGGACTTCCAGCGCTCAAACTCACAGAGCAACTCCGTGCACCTGAAATCCCGCATTACCTCGGGTGGCTGAACTACTGGTCCGAAGCCGCCGCGCAGGCCATCGGCTTCCCGGGCGCTGCTCGCGACGCAGAGCTGCTGTCGCGCTCACGGCGCACGCCTGCTGGCGGCTGGGTGGTCCAGCTCACGGAGGCCCCGCTCGACTACGACAACCCCGAGCACATCGAAGCACTCCGGCGGGCCTACGAGCGGTTCCCTGTCATCGGCGGACGCGACTCACGCTGA
- a CDS encoding arylsulfatase, with translation MASKAKPTGNGHGKQAKQAKQKPNILVIWGDDIGFWNISAYNQGMMGYRTPNIDRIAKQGAMMTDCYGQQSCTAGRAAFITGMNPLRTGLTTIGMPGAKYGLQDSDPTIAEMLKPLGYTCGQFGKNHLGDSNPYLPTNHGFDEFFGNLYHLNAENEPECPDYPKDPAFKAHFGPRGVLHSWATNRKDVTEEPRWGIVGSQRIEDTGPLTTKRMETVDGEFLKGSLDFMDRAVKDGKPFFLWHNTTRTHVWTFLQEKYRNATGYGLYADAMRELDDIVGVLLAKLDELGIADNTLVVFSTDNGVEKMGWPDGGNSPFRGEKGSTWEGGVRVPCMVRWPGVVEPGRVINDIFAHEDWMPTMVAAAGGPTDLVEKCKHGHKVGPKTFRVHLDGYDQNGLLAGTEEGRRNEFIYVLDSGDLAAVRYKDWKIIFSYQDGEGPDMWFSGKRFNPSWPYLINLRSDPFEYGPHSGLYTSWYGERMFTFVPAQMLVKQFAESLIEFLPSQAPGSLSIGPMKARVKQQMEEARKKKEEPSISDQVMSLADDVEHFIHRFQQSHH, from the coding sequence ATGGCAAGCAAGGCGAAACCCACGGGCAACGGACACGGCAAGCAGGCGAAGCAGGCGAAGCAGAAGCCCAACATCCTGGTCATCTGGGGTGATGACATCGGCTTCTGGAACATCAGCGCCTACAACCAGGGGATGATGGGCTACCGCACGCCCAACATCGACCGCATCGCGAAACAAGGCGCGATGATGACGGACTGCTACGGCCAGCAGAGCTGCACCGCGGGCCGCGCGGCGTTCATCACCGGCATGAACCCGCTGCGCACGGGGCTCACCACCATTGGCATGCCGGGCGCGAAGTACGGCCTGCAGGACTCCGACCCCACCATCGCGGAGATGCTCAAGCCGCTGGGCTACACCTGTGGCCAGTTCGGCAAGAACCACCTGGGCGACTCCAATCCCTACCTGCCCACCAATCACGGCTTTGACGAATTCTTCGGCAACCTCTACCACCTCAACGCGGAGAACGAGCCGGAGTGCCCGGACTACCCCAAGGACCCGGCCTTCAAGGCCCACTTCGGGCCTCGCGGCGTGCTGCACAGCTGGGCCACGAACCGCAAGGACGTCACCGAGGAGCCGCGCTGGGGCATCGTGGGCAGCCAGCGCATCGAGGACACCGGTCCGCTCACCACGAAGCGCATGGAGACCGTGGACGGTGAGTTCCTGAAGGGGTCGCTGGACTTCATGGATCGCGCCGTGAAGGACGGCAAGCCGTTCTTCCTCTGGCACAACACCACGCGCACGCACGTCTGGACGTTCCTCCAGGAGAAGTACCGGAACGCCACGGGCTACGGCCTCTACGCGGACGCGATGCGGGAGCTGGACGACATCGTCGGGGTGCTCCTGGCCAAGCTGGATGAACTGGGCATCGCGGACAACACGCTGGTCGTGTTCTCCACCGACAACGGCGTGGAGAAGATGGGCTGGCCGGACGGTGGCAACAGCCCGTTCCGCGGGGAGAAGGGCTCCACGTGGGAGGGCGGCGTGCGGGTGCCGTGCATGGTGCGCTGGCCGGGCGTGGTGGAGCCGGGGCGCGTCATCAACGACATCTTCGCGCACGAGGACTGGATGCCCACGATGGTGGCGGCGGCGGGCGGCCCCACGGACCTGGTGGAGAAGTGCAAGCACGGCCACAAGGTGGGGCCCAAGACCTTCCGGGTCCACCTGGACGGGTATGACCAGAACGGGCTCCTGGCCGGTACGGAGGAGGGCCGCCGGAACGAGTTCATCTACGTGCTCGACAGCGGCGACCTGGCGGCGGTCCGGTACAAGGACTGGAAGATCATCTTCAGCTACCAGGACGGCGAAGGCCCGGACATGTGGTTCAGCGGCAAGCGCTTCAACCCATCGTGGCCCTACCTCATCAACCTGCGCTCGGACCCGTTCGAGTACGGGCCCCACTCCGGCCTGTACACATCCTGGTACGGCGAGCGCATGTTCACGTTCGTCCCCGCGCAGATGCTGGTAAAGCAGTTCGCGGAGAGCCTCATCGAGTTCCTGCCCAGCCAGGCCCCGGGCAGCCTGAGCATCGGGCCGATGAAGGCGCGCGTGAAACAGCAGATGGAGGAGGCGCGCAAGAAGAAGGAGGAGCCCAGCATCAGCGACCAGGTCATGTCCCTGGCCGATGACGTGGAGCACTTCATCCACCGCTTCCAGCAGTCGCACCATTAG
- a CDS encoding formylglycine-generating enzyme family protein — MHRNDSLDATPDVEPTDTAARPGRAPFPDMVWIPGGTYWMGSDHHYPEEAPAHQVTVSGFWMDRFTVTNEQFARFVEATGYVTVAQRPLNPADYPGATPETLVPGSLVFRKAQGPVDLGNVANWWSYVPEACWKHPEGRRSSVKHRRDHPVVHIAYEDAEAFATWAGKTLPTEAEWERAARGGLDRNEFCWGNEFTPNGEHLANTWQGYFPWQNLREDGHDGTCSVGAFPPNGYGLHEMAGNVWEWTADWYQERHQGNKGKACCIPVNPRGPSTAKGSQDPFTPAITIPRRVLKGGSHLCAPNYCRRYRPAARSPQAVDSGASHIGFRCIVRP; from the coding sequence ATGCACCGGAATGACAGCCTCGACGCCACTCCCGACGTGGAGCCCACTGACACCGCCGCGCGCCCCGGCCGTGCTCCTTTCCCGGACATGGTTTGGATTCCCGGTGGCACGTACTGGATGGGCTCCGACCATCACTATCCCGAAGAGGCCCCCGCTCATCAGGTGACCGTCTCAGGCTTCTGGATGGACCGCTTCACCGTGACGAACGAACAGTTCGCACGCTTCGTCGAAGCCACCGGCTACGTCACCGTCGCCCAGCGCCCGCTCAATCCCGCGGACTACCCCGGCGCTACACCGGAGACGCTCGTCCCCGGCTCGCTCGTCTTTCGAAAGGCCCAGGGCCCCGTGGACCTGGGCAACGTGGCCAACTGGTGGAGCTATGTCCCCGAGGCCTGCTGGAAACACCCCGAAGGCCGCCGCTCCTCCGTGAAACACCGCCGCGACCACCCCGTCGTCCACATCGCCTATGAAGACGCGGAGGCCTTTGCCACCTGGGCCGGCAAGACGCTCCCCACCGAGGCGGAGTGGGAGCGCGCTGCTCGCGGCGGACTGGACCGCAACGAGTTCTGCTGGGGCAATGAGTTCACCCCGAACGGCGAACACCTGGCCAACACCTGGCAGGGCTACTTCCCGTGGCAGAACCTCCGCGAGGACGGCCACGACGGCACCTGCTCCGTCGGCGCCTTCCCGCCCAATGGCTACGGCCTGCATGAGATGGCCGGCAACGTCTGGGAATGGACCGCCGACTGGTACCAGGAGCGCCACCAGGGCAACAAAGGCAAGGCGTGCTGCATCCCCGTCAACCCGCGCGGCCCCTCCACCGCGAAGGGCAGCCAGGACCCCTTCACGCCCGCCATCACCATCCCGCGCCGCGTCCTCAAGGGAGGCAGCCACCTGTGCGCGCCCAACTACTGCCGCCGCTACCGCCCCGCCGCGCGCTCGCCCCAGGCCGTGGACAGCGGCGCCAGCCACATCGGCTTCCGCTGCATCGTGCGGCCCTAG
- a CDS encoding DUF2254 domain-containing protein, with product MAGTRALPRASGRQWRPKPVRRHREGASLRGWLQHRLWIPPVAGAVLGACLGIIFVKPPPLVAAMLRGVAWQGTAAEARSMLSAVLGVALTSLSIVLSLTMLVVQNAAGQYSPRLLRLYLHGAGIRVVIPLFVATSVFCLVAAQAFGFVPELERAPRPALALAMLLLVVCEGTLVFQVLQTLQLMRVENLVKQVRQRALTTAWMLERFRSTDVEPSPPLRARTRDAGKDWPLRAPRNGFIVSVDAGALLKVATAHPLVVHLERAVGEPVVQGEEVGWFEARPRGPTEALVWRAIHLGGWRSTDRDVALGVRQLVDVAIKALSPGINDPYTAVEALDQLTFLLSELSGMNLGPRVLADESGTPRVFLHGPALRDFLALATDQILRYGAAEPAVTLRLLRLAAAVGLRAREAEDRHAARELLRDILAVAEQARPEAPRDSLLRGHAEALEQALDGGPWPPLPAIGF from the coding sequence ATGGCGGGCACACGGGCGCTTCCGCGAGCCAGCGGGCGGCAATGGAGACCCAAGCCGGTTCGACGTCACCGGGAGGGCGCATCCCTCCGGGGGTGGCTCCAACACCGGCTGTGGATTCCTCCGGTCGCGGGGGCGGTCCTGGGGGCCTGCCTGGGCATCATCTTCGTGAAGCCCCCACCCCTCGTGGCCGCGATGCTGAGAGGGGTGGCCTGGCAGGGCACGGCCGCCGAAGCCCGAAGCATGCTCTCGGCGGTGCTGGGCGTCGCGCTGACGTCGCTGAGCATCGTGCTCTCGCTGACCATGCTCGTGGTGCAGAACGCGGCGGGGCAATACTCCCCGCGCCTGCTGCGCCTGTACCTCCACGGCGCGGGCATCCGCGTCGTCATCCCGCTGTTCGTCGCCACGAGCGTCTTCTGCCTGGTGGCGGCGCAGGCCTTCGGCTTCGTCCCGGAGCTCGAACGCGCGCCGCGTCCCGCGCTCGCCCTGGCGATGCTGCTGCTCGTCGTCTGCGAGGGCACGCTCGTCTTCCAGGTGCTCCAGACACTCCAGCTGATGCGGGTGGAGAACCTGGTCAAGCAGGTGCGCCAGCGCGCGCTGACCACCGCGTGGATGCTCGAGCGCTTCCGGTCGACGGATGTCGAACCATCTCCTCCCCTCCGCGCTCGCACGCGTGACGCGGGGAAGGACTGGCCGCTGCGGGCCCCCAGGAACGGCTTCATCGTCTCCGTCGACGCGGGGGCCTTGCTGAAGGTGGCGACGGCGCACCCGCTCGTCGTCCACCTGGAGCGGGCGGTGGGCGAGCCGGTGGTCCAGGGGGAGGAGGTGGGCTGGTTCGAAGCGCGGCCGCGCGGGCCCACCGAGGCGCTCGTGTGGCGCGCCATCCACCTGGGCGGATGGAGGAGCACGGACCGGGATGTCGCCCTGGGGGTGCGTCAACTGGTGGATGTGGCCATCAAGGCGCTCTCACCGGGAATCAATGATCCGTACACCGCCGTGGAGGCCCTGGACCAGCTGACCTTCCTCCTGAGCGAACTGAGCGGGATGAACCTGGGGCCTCGCGTGCTCGCGGACGAGTCCGGGACCCCGCGCGTGTTCCTGCACGGCCCCGCGCTGCGGGACTTCCTGGCGTTGGCCACGGATCAGATCCTCCGCTATGGCGCCGCCGAACCCGCCGTGACGCTCCGCCTCCTGCGCCTGGCCGCCGCCGTGGGGCTGCGCGCACGGGAGGCGGAGGACCGGCACGCGGCGCGCGAGTTGCTCCGTGACATCCTGGCCGTCGCGGAGCAGGCGCGGCCCGAAGCTCCCAGGGACTCCCTCCTTCGCGGTCACGCGGAGGCACTGGAGCAGGCGCTCGACGGGGGACCCTGGCCGCCGCTTCCGGCGATCGGCTTCTGA
- a CDS encoding MgtC/SapB family protein, with translation MGAASVLKRGSAIFGITTAASIWIAAAVGCDAALGNLMRAACVAPSIALTSWLMGLLERRVFRRKRVMAAQEETGARRGPRGRAAAPRPWRTSAPAPTGAPPAAR, from the coding sequence GTGGGCGCGGCGAGCGTCCTGAAGAGGGGGAGCGCCATCTTCGGCATCACGACCGCCGCCTCCATCTGGATCGCCGCCGCGGTGGGCTGCGATGCCGCGCTGGGGAACCTGATGCGCGCGGCCTGCGTCGCGCCGTCCATCGCCCTCACGAGCTGGCTGATGGGGCTGCTCGAACGCCGTGTCTTCCGCCGCAAACGCGTCATGGCCGCGCAGGAGGAGACTGGGGCGCGCCGCGGTCCACGAGGTCGCGCGGCGGCACCACGACCGTGGCGAACATCAGCCCCAGCACCAACTGGAGCGCCACCAGCAGCACGTTGA
- a CDS encoding threonine/serine exporter family protein, which yields MTREHGGAVDEDAASAFLLDLAKALHLAYQPSLLVEARVRRVAKAWGLDVQVFTLQSLAMTEVVSSRRPHVVFERLPFTPHWNLGRAAELLRLADAISEGRVRLPEARAELDRILTPHALYPEWLVFVAYGVYGAAVAARVGGAWWEMLAAFFVGLSAGVIHFGTLNSHRVDLQKSFLAAFLGTLVALGLTLLLPPFNAVRALFGGVTLLVPAMVVTLGSLELALEAVEAGLSRLMYGLLRFLMLGVGIAAAGTLWRFGGPLPPHFEQHALPLLLTFIVVAVGGVALSVCMSGRPRDAAWIVGGVLLAYGTQELTKMLLGHRGSPLVSAFVLGVAGLLYGRGRDRMPMTVIMPGMLQLAPGFIGTEAIVALLGAGAAGAEDARLFNVLLVALQLVLGLMFATVVVPPRDLVDRGAPQSPPARP from the coding sequence ATGACGCGGGAGCACGGCGGCGCGGTGGACGAGGATGCTGCCTCCGCCTTCCTGCTGGACCTGGCGAAGGCGCTGCACCTGGCCTACCAGCCGTCGCTGCTCGTGGAAGCGCGCGTGCGCCGGGTGGCGAAGGCGTGGGGACTGGACGTGCAGGTCTTCACGCTCCAGAGCCTGGCGATGACGGAGGTGGTGTCATCGCGGCGCCCGCACGTGGTCTTCGAGAGGCTGCCCTTCACCCCGCACTGGAATCTGGGCCGGGCCGCGGAGCTCCTCCGGCTGGCGGATGCCATCTCCGAAGGGCGCGTGCGACTGCCCGAGGCCCGCGCGGAGCTGGACCGCATCCTGACCCCGCACGCGCTGTATCCCGAGTGGCTCGTGTTCGTGGCCTACGGCGTCTACGGCGCGGCGGTGGCGGCGCGAGTGGGCGGGGCGTGGTGGGAGATGCTCGCGGCCTTCTTCGTGGGCCTCAGCGCGGGTGTCATCCACTTCGGCACGCTGAACTCGCATCGGGTGGACTTGCAGAAGAGCTTCCTCGCCGCGTTCCTGGGGACGCTGGTGGCGCTCGGGCTCACGCTCCTCCTGCCGCCCTTCAACGCCGTGCGGGCGCTGTTCGGTGGGGTGACGCTGCTGGTGCCCGCGATGGTGGTGACGCTGGGCTCGCTGGAGCTGGCCCTGGAGGCGGTGGAGGCGGGCCTGTCCCGGCTCATGTACGGCCTCTTGCGCTTCCTGATGCTGGGCGTGGGCATCGCGGCGGCGGGGACGCTCTGGCGCTTCGGTGGGCCGCTGCCGCCGCACTTCGAGCAGCACGCGCTGCCGCTGCTCCTGACGTTCATCGTGGTGGCGGTGGGCGGGGTGGCGCTGTCGGTGTGCATGTCCGGGCGGCCGCGCGACGCGGCGTGGATTGTCGGCGGCGTGCTGCTCGCCTACGGGACGCAGGAGCTGACCAAGATGCTGCTCGGGCACCGGGGCAGCCCTCTGGTGTCCGCGTTCGTGCTGGGCGTGGCGGGGCTGCTCTACGGGCGTGGGAGGGACCGGATGCCCATGACGGTCATCATGCCGGGGATGTTGCAGCTGGCGCCGGGCTTCATCGGCACGGAAGCCATCGTCGCGCTGCTCGGCGCGGGCGCCGCGGGCGCGGAGGACGCCCGGCTGTTCAACGTGCTGCTGGTGGCGCTCCAGTTGGTGCTGGGGCTGATGTTCGCCACGGTCGTGGTGCCGCCGCGCGACCTCGTGGACCGCGGCGCGCCCCAGTCTCCTCCTGCGCGGCCATGA